In the genome of Diabrotica undecimpunctata isolate CICGRU chromosome 2, icDiaUnde3, whole genome shotgun sequence, the window tgttgaagtattttcatctctgttgtttctagtagtcgttttgttttaatgtgtcaaGTCTAGTCTccaccgtgtatgttaatataggtctaattgctgttttATAGATTCCTGTTTTTTTGTCTTGTCGTAGATGTTTGTTCTTTcaaattgtgtcattaagagatccagccgctttatttgattttaagctttgttgtagtacttcttcaacatcttctgtctcggcgattaatgtaACGTTTACAAACACTTTACAAACTTTAGTGCATTCAAGTTTATTCATAAATTTTCCTTTTTCTCAAAAGTATGTAATAATCCCCCTGTATATCtatgtacttttatttttttagcaTCTTAATTAAATATATACACTATCTAGAAAGTGTTCTCGGAAAACAGTAAAAATAAAGTGTTCATGTTCACAGTCGTTGATAATATTGTATTAATTTAGTATAGTTGTTATAAACATACAAACTTGACCTATTAACCCCAAGCAAATATGAAGCAACTGTATTTTTTCATTTGTATTGGAATACTTAATACTATTAACTTTATAAATGCTACCGATAATAATGGTAAGTTATATTGTGAATTCTAAAGTTATGTGCTCATATTTTTccataaattgttttatttatcttcttATAGTTCCATGACTGTTATTGATTGTAGAGTAACATGTTGGCTACCAAATCCGCAATCGTCATTATATTAACAGCAGTTCTAAATAATAATCTAGTCGAAAAGTTCGTATTTTCAGGGATTCTCACTTCTCTTTGTaaatttatttcatccgacagttcttgttcaactttaattcttgccacttgatgccagtatagatttgtaattattcgtaaatATTATCAGCTGTTTTTGATACCTTTAGTATTTTATTATGATGGACCTTGCTAAAAgtcttttcaaaatcaattgcgCAGTTTTATACATATTAATTTATAAGTCTACATCTTTGTGTCAGTACTTGGAGACTGAACAAAGCTTCTCTCACACCCAAGCCACTCCTCTTAAATTCAAACTTGATAGTACAAATTCTCTCCCCCGCCATGCTATATATTTTGCTATATGTTACTCGCAGAAAAATCTTCAACACGTGACTTATCAGACTTATTATCCCATAATCACTGCATGTCTTTGGAcgatgtttttgttttgttataaaaaatTGACTTAGAGATTACAATGAGCTTTAATaccaatttttttccaaaaaatttagTATTTCAACACTCACTTCATCGGACCCAGTACATATTCATTGTTTGTCATTTGTATTGCCCATGTAACCTTACTTTCCGTTATAGATATTATCTAGTCTTCTTCTATTTCATCTTTAAATaataattcagaaatgtagttttTCCGTTCTATTAACTGTTCATTCATATCTAATATTCCGTGTGTCTTTTTGTCTTTGTGTTCAATTTACAACCTAACCTAAAACCAATAGTACTTCTTTCGAAACAGATGATAAATGAACTGAAATGAGAATTGCAATTAAATCTTAACTCTCTTTTGTATTCTATCCTAAAATGTCCACAACTAATTCTATTATCCTACTTCTTTGAGATTCGCTATTGATGCAAGgttaatattttgtagaaagcCTAACTGTTTCCAACACAGGAATAGTATTCATCTATAATATTCCTTGGTTTTAAGATGTTTCAGATCAGAAgcttttattaaaatgtaattaaaaaaaaaaacaaaattgttccTATATGTATCTTTTTAGTGAACGAGTATAAAGAAATATGCGTTAAAGTCTATTACGTCGGTGATGGTTTCTATAATGTAAACTGTTTCGCATATCTTTCAAATAACGACtttggtatagtaactaataaaaatgaCACAATTGTTGCAACTGGTGTACAGAAGGGCAAGCAATGCTTTAAAATTATTAGTGGGCAACACAATAGAACATCTGTAGCATGTATGCAAGACCTTTATATGAGTTGTGAAGAAACGGGAGCAAAAATAAAAGACATTACAAAGCTTAATGAGATACCGTGTAGATTTCAAGCTTCTAGCATAGTGTCAGGAATATCGTTTGAAAAGATACATGTAATCTTTGGGTAAGTTAATTTATATTACTAAAGTAAAGCATTTTGAACATATGGAGGCGATTACTTGATGAAACGTATTTAAAGCATTAAAACGATGATTTATGAATGTTgatttgttgcttagaaaacttaaaaaaattaaaaattccaaattttcaataaatgttaataataattgtaaaaatgaaTCTACAACCTGGGTATTTTGTGAAAAGTTGGGCATTATAGTGTTAAAAATGCGGTTAAAATTTCAGAATAATTCATCAATAAGTTTGAAAGTTATTTGACTTTTTTATTCCAAACAGCTTTTGTTGATTATAAATGACAAGGGataacaattttttgttaaaatctttCTTAGCAGGTTTCCTTTTCTTCCTAAAATTCATTTTAGTTAAAGCAGGTGTTTTGGACGCTGTTATAGAGATATAGATAGTtagataataattgttttttaaaaactacAGTTTTATAACAATGAGAaagtaccgttcgcgtcataaaaaactggtaaaactcttataaccgaaaatcgtgattttcaagttgtgtaagttgagcttttcacgtgtgtcattctaatttcgaaggcaacgttgccagttcaacgaaaatattatatcaaaccagctaaaagcagggctgtgcgacaggTTGCAGGTTTtagtatattaaaaactaaaacaatatcgagcattctcgatcagtcagtcacatttatatttaaatatttatttaaacatacatcttaaaaaattctattaattttgaaattttccattatctcagtacccatacattgattcgtgttttattataatttatgaaaatatttcaatttaaaaataatgatagataataaatctagacatgactttattattatgtttaatttcaaatcgaggtGTGTGATTGGTTTCTCGttaagtgtagcacaaaactgtattgagttgtggaatactacagtaaataaaacccactggaaaaattttaaatttaatttgaaattaataaaaaatgaataatttttgcagtgaacaagtgtggaatttaaatatatgtattacaatttgaaaagttaatattttgtcaTAGCTCCATTATTATTAATCACTTCTTGTAATCTTCTGGGAACTGAGTTTATTAAATTTAGTGACAAATTTTCATCTTCGGCCAAGCTTTCCTAGGTTTCTTTAATGATGATCCATAAATGATTCCTCTTTTTGGGGAacttcatttaatttttgtattttgttgatcATAAGTCCCCAAACGTTCTCTATTGGATCAATATCTGGACTTTTAGAGGGCCATGGAAGAGCTTCAATGCTATTTTCCATAAGGTAATCCCGTACACGGTGGGCTGTGTGGATGGAACAGTTGTCATGCTGGAAAATTAGATTATTGTTGGGGAAAATTTTCCTAACCGATGGCAACATCACATTATCTAATATATGTAAATAGGTTTCAGTATTGAACCGTCCTTCAGTTCTTCAACACATTCTCTATACATCCAAGCCGAAACATTTACAGAGAACCGTCTGGACTTATTACTTGATAAAATATAGTTTTCGTTAAACCTATTTCGAGGCGGTCTATAAACCCTAATATGGCCATCATAATGAGACTGGAATactttttcatcagtaaaaattacACGGTCCCAAAAATTGACTGGATCATTTAAAACGTAATTTAAAGCAAATAGGAGTCTACTTTGTTTATGTTCCTCGCTAAATTTGTATTTTCGGGCTGCTGCACATTTGTTAAAATCTGTTCTTCTAATTCTCCTTATGTTTCATCTTGTTGGGCTGTAGTAATAACTGGTCTCCCACTCCCTCTCCTTCTATCCAAAGTCTGTtcgttttcccattttttttaatgttgtggaTTGTGGTTTTGCTTCTATTTAACTCTTTAGCCAGTTGTCGAatagaccaaccatcttctatttttgaaattattctcGTTTTATCAAACTCACTTAACTGACGTGGCATCCTTAAAAATTCACTTTGACAAACTTGTGAAATCTGACTGATggcaagcaatattttttatgttcgGGAAGTTTTCACGCGCTGATAACATCTGTATAGAtacttttttatagataggattttttaagacagacgatgatatcttactctgcttaattttattctcattatcatttatacaccgtaaatcatttaatttaaaaaaaaatatgcatctcaatgggtaggtaaatgttttttgtttacattttatacataataatgtaaaaaagtaatagtctatt includes:
- the LOC140433169 gene encoding uncharacterized protein isoform X2 — encoded protein: MKQLYFFICIGILNTINFINATDNNVNEYKEICVKVYYVGDGFYNVNCFAYLSNNDFGIVTNKNDTIVATGVQKGKQCFKIISGQHNRTSVACMQDLYMSCEETGAKIKDITKLNEIPCRFQASSIVSGISFEKIHVIFGCKISFEKTQIIDSNETVIIKYCKSPPLNEDRMEEIDDNNTHSFIAYFPDRFPKRE
- the LOC140433169 gene encoding uncharacterized protein isoform X1; translation: MKQLYFFICIGILNTINFINATDNNVNEYKEICVKVYYVGDGFYNVNCFAYLSNNDFGIVTNKNDTIVATGVQKGKQCFKIISGQHNRTSVACMQDLYMSCEETGAKIKDITKLNEIPCRFQASSIVSGISFEKIHVIFGCDISFEKTEIIGSNQMVVVKYCKSPPLEEGRMEEETDINNHSFIADFPDRYPKREK